From the Gordonia bronchialis DSM 43247 genome, one window contains:
- a CDS encoding potassium-transporting ATPase subunit C: MNMTVTGFVRQCVAALGVIVALTLLLGVAYPAAVWAVSRIGSNSAEGSQVTDARGCDVGSSLIGLDPNVAAGQPDPYLHARVLGGSGEPMATGDPAASAASNKGPNNSDLVEWINARRTIIATREGVAPARVPADAVTGSGSGLDPDISPAYAALQVPRIARVNKLSEQRVREIIAEHTDGRQLGVLGSPTVNVLDVNLALGLGPLTCRS; the protein is encoded by the coding sequence ATGAACATGACTGTCACCGGCTTTGTCCGGCAATGTGTTGCGGCACTGGGCGTGATCGTCGCGCTGACCCTGCTGCTCGGCGTGGCCTATCCGGCCGCGGTGTGGGCCGTGTCCCGGATCGGGTCGAACTCCGCAGAAGGGTCGCAGGTCACCGACGCGCGCGGCTGCGACGTCGGGTCGTCGCTGATCGGTCTGGACCCCAATGTCGCTGCCGGTCAACCGGACCCGTATCTGCATGCACGAGTTCTCGGTGGGTCGGGCGAGCCGATGGCGACCGGCGACCCGGCCGCGTCGGCCGCGAGTAACAAGGGGCCCAACAACTCCGATCTCGTCGAGTGGATCAACGCCCGCCGCACGATCATCGCCACGCGGGAAGGGGTCGCCCCGGCCCGCGTGCCCGCCGACGCGGTGACCGGCTCGGGATCGGGTCTCGATCCCGACATCAGCCCGGCCTATGCGGCCCTGCAGGTGCCGCGGATCGCCCGGGTCAACAAGCTGTCGGAGCAGCGTGTTCGGGAGATCATCGCCGAGCACACCGACGGCCGCCAGCTCGGAGTTCTCGGGTCGCCGACGGTCAACGTCCTCGACGTCAACCTCGCTCTCGGTCTCGGACCGTTGACCTGCCGGTCATGA
- the kdpB gene encoding potassium-transporting ATPase subunit KdpB: protein MTTGAFDVRQLVTSIPQALRKLTPRAQARNPVMFVVYLGAIVTTVLAVWHPSWFSWTVAVWLWFTVVFANLAEAVSEGRGRAQADSLRKLKRDTMARRLSADGEIVEVPGGDLKIGDLIVVEAGEIIAGDGDVVDGIATVDESAITGESAPVVRESGGDRSAVTGGTVVLSDKIIVRITTAPGETFVDRMIALVEGASRKKTPNEIALDILLTSLTIIFLMAVVAVGPMQQYAGQSPDPVKLIALLVCLIPTTIGALLSSIGIAGMDRLVQRNVLAMSGRAVEAAGDIDTLLMDKTGTITFGNRRATALAPAPGVDETELAAVSYRCSLADDTPEGRSIVDLCVRDHGVAQLDGEELAAARAEIHPGYRVVPFTAQTRMSGVDAEERTGTVEYRKGAADAVTRWVNANGGQVDPEVTDEVSAIAAQGGTPLMVGMRTAGEPARVLGVIRLSDVVKPGMAQRFAQLRAMGIRTVMVTGDNPLTARAIASEAGVDDFIAEATPEDKLALIRKEQSRRRLVAMTGDGTNDAPALAQADVGLAMNTGTSAAKEAGNMVDLDSDPTKLIDVVAIGKQLLITRGALTTFSLANDLAKYFAILPAMFTGIYPQLDALNVMHLHSAQSAIVSAVIFNALIIIALIPLSLRGVRYRPSSASRLLGRNLLIYGVGGVIAPFIGIWLIDLVVRFLPGMG from the coding sequence GTGACCACCGGGGCGTTCGACGTCCGGCAGCTCGTGACCTCCATCCCGCAGGCCCTGCGCAAACTCACCCCGCGTGCGCAGGCCCGCAATCCGGTGATGTTCGTGGTCTATCTCGGAGCCATCGTCACCACGGTTCTTGCGGTGTGGCATCCGTCGTGGTTCTCCTGGACGGTTGCGGTGTGGCTGTGGTTCACCGTCGTGTTCGCGAACCTCGCCGAGGCGGTTTCCGAAGGGCGAGGTCGTGCGCAGGCCGACAGCCTACGTAAATTGAAGCGTGACACGATGGCCCGTCGTCTGTCCGCAGACGGCGAGATCGTCGAGGTGCCCGGTGGGGACCTGAAGATCGGTGACCTCATCGTCGTCGAGGCCGGCGAGATCATCGCCGGCGACGGTGATGTGGTGGACGGCATCGCGACGGTCGACGAGTCGGCGATCACCGGCGAATCCGCCCCCGTGGTACGCGAATCCGGTGGCGACCGGTCGGCGGTGACCGGTGGCACGGTGGTGCTCTCGGACAAGATCATCGTGCGGATCACCACCGCGCCCGGCGAGACCTTTGTGGACCGGATGATCGCCCTCGTCGAGGGAGCGTCCCGTAAGAAGACACCCAACGAGATCGCCCTGGACATCCTGCTCACGAGTCTCACGATCATCTTCCTGATGGCGGTGGTGGCCGTCGGGCCGATGCAGCAGTACGCGGGCCAGTCGCCGGACCCGGTGAAACTGATCGCGTTGCTGGTCTGCCTGATCCCGACCACCATCGGCGCGCTGCTGTCCTCCATCGGCATCGCCGGTATGGATCGGCTTGTGCAGCGCAACGTCCTGGCCATGTCGGGTCGCGCGGTCGAGGCGGCCGGTGACATCGACACCCTGCTGATGGACAAGACCGGTACCATCACCTTCGGCAACCGTCGGGCCACCGCTCTGGCGCCGGCGCCGGGAGTCGACGAGACCGAGCTGGCCGCGGTCAGCTACCGGTGCAGCCTCGCCGACGACACCCCCGAGGGGCGTAGCATCGTCGACCTGTGTGTCCGCGATCATGGCGTGGCACAACTCGATGGCGAGGAGCTGGCCGCAGCACGTGCGGAGATCCATCCTGGATACCGCGTGGTGCCGTTCACCGCACAGACTCGCATGAGTGGTGTCGACGCCGAAGAGCGCACTGGGACCGTCGAATACCGCAAGGGTGCCGCCGACGCGGTGACGCGCTGGGTGAATGCCAATGGGGGACAAGTCGATCCGGAGGTCACCGATGAGGTCAGCGCGATCGCGGCCCAAGGTGGCACCCCGCTGATGGTCGGCATGCGTACCGCCGGCGAGCCGGCCCGGGTGCTCGGTGTCATCCGGCTCTCCGACGTCGTGAAACCCGGTATGGCGCAGCGGTTTGCGCAGTTGCGGGCGATGGGCATCCGGACTGTCATGGTCACCGGCGACAATCCGCTGACCGCCCGCGCGATCGCCTCGGAGGCCGGCGTCGACGACTTCATCGCCGAAGCCACCCCCGAGGACAAGCTGGCACTGATCCGCAAGGAGCAGTCGAGGAGACGCCTGGTCGCGATGACCGGCGACGGCACCAACGACGCCCCGGCGCTGGCGCAGGCCGACGTCGGTCTGGCGATGAACACGGGGACCTCGGCGGCCAAAGAGGCCGGGAACATGGTGGATCTGGACTCGGACCCCACCAAGCTCATCGATGTGGTCGCCATCGGCAAGCAGCTGCTGATCACCCGTGGTGCGCTGACCACGTTCTCGCTGGCCAACGATCTGGCGAAGTACTTCGCGATCCTGCCGGCGATGTTCACCGGGATCTATCCGCAACTCGATGCGCTGAACGTCATGCACCTGCATTCGGCGCAGTCGGCGATCGTGTCGGCGGTGATCTTCAACGCGCTGATCATCATCGCGCTGATCCCACTGTCGCTACGGGGTGTGCGTTACCGTCCGTCGTCGGCCTCACGGTTGCTCGGACGCAATCTGCTGATCTACGGCGTGGGCGGGGTGATCGCACCGTTCATCGGGATCTGGCTGATCGACCTCGTGGTGCGTTTTCTCCCGGGAATGGGGTGA
- the kdpA gene encoding potassium-transporting ATPase subunit KdpA, whose protein sequence is MSTTTAGLIQVGILILVLALAYVPLGDYMARVYGSSRDLRVERVVYRIGRIDSRREQTWVGYVLAVLAFSLISFLFLYALQRLQGVLPWSDGKPGVSPSMSFNTAISFVSNTNWQSYSPEVVMSNLTQMLGLAVQNFVSAAVGLAVAMALVRGIVNRRGSGEVGNFWVDLIRSTVRILLPMAFIVALILLTQGAVQSLGTGFDFTTLGGEQAHSVLGPFASQEAIKELGTNGGGTLSANSAHPFSNPTPLSNLVEILALLIIPVCLTRTYGTMVGDRRQGLTLMGVMATIWSAMLAIVWIFESRTDGIAGQAAGAMMEGKEQRFGIPGSVLFAVSTTGTSTGAVNSAHDSFSAVGGGALIWNMLLGEVAPGGVGSGLYGILIMAIVTVFVGGLLVGRSPEFLGKKIGQNEITVAALYILVMPALVLTGTAITAILSSTIGFQGNSGDPGSPGSIHGFSEVLYAFASAANNNGSAFGGLTVTSDWFQTSLGLAMLLGRFLPIVFVLALAGLLARQRPRGSTADAASTDTSPVAVSAVVEGGAGAQPAAGGMAVATHGATGPADDAATLPTHGILFGALLFGTILLVAGLTFFPAMALGPIAEAVL, encoded by the coding sequence GTGTCGACCACGACAGCCGGACTGATCCAGGTGGGCATTCTCATTCTGGTGCTGGCACTCGCCTATGTCCCGCTCGGTGACTACATGGCACGGGTCTACGGGTCGAGCCGCGACCTGCGGGTGGAGCGGGTGGTCTACCGCATCGGCCGCATCGATTCTCGGCGTGAGCAGACATGGGTGGGTTACGTCCTTGCGGTGCTGGCCTTCTCGCTCATCTCCTTCCTGTTTCTCTATGCACTGCAACGTCTTCAAGGCGTTCTTCCCTGGTCGGACGGCAAACCGGGTGTGTCGCCGTCGATGTCGTTCAACACGGCCATCTCCTTTGTGTCCAACACCAACTGGCAGTCGTACTCACCCGAGGTGGTGATGTCCAACCTGACCCAGATGCTCGGCCTGGCGGTACAAAACTTCGTCTCTGCCGCAGTCGGTCTCGCGGTCGCGATGGCACTGGTCCGGGGTATCGTCAATCGTCGCGGCAGCGGGGAGGTCGGGAACTTCTGGGTGGACCTGATCCGCAGTACGGTACGGATTCTGCTCCCGATGGCCTTCATCGTGGCGCTCATCCTGCTCACCCAGGGGGCGGTACAGTCCTTGGGTACCGGATTCGATTTCACCACCCTCGGCGGCGAACAGGCGCACAGCGTCCTCGGCCCGTTCGCCTCGCAGGAGGCCATCAAGGAACTTGGTACCAACGGCGGCGGAACGCTGTCGGCCAACTCGGCACACCCCTTCTCCAACCCGACGCCGCTGTCGAATCTGGTGGAAATCCTTGCCCTGCTGATCATCCCGGTGTGTCTGACGCGCACGTACGGCACGATGGTCGGTGACCGGCGCCAGGGTCTCACCCTGATGGGCGTGATGGCGACCATCTGGTCGGCGATGCTGGCGATCGTCTGGATCTTCGAATCACGCACCGACGGCATCGCGGGTCAGGCGGCCGGTGCCATGATGGAGGGTAAAGAACAGCGCTTCGGTATCCCCGGCTCGGTACTGTTCGCGGTGTCGACCACCGGAACCTCCACGGGCGCAGTGAACTCCGCGCACGACAGCTTCTCCGCCGTCGGTGGTGGAGCACTGATCTGGAACATGCTGCTCGGGGAGGTGGCGCCGGGCGGCGTCGGATCGGGACTGTACGGCATCCTGATCATGGCCATCGTCACCGTCTTCGTCGGCGGACTCCTGGTGGGCCGCTCCCCGGAATTCCTGGGCAAGAAGATCGGTCAGAACGAGATCACGGTCGCTGCGCTGTACATCCTGGTGATGCCGGCCCTGGTGCTCACCGGCACCGCGATCACGGCAATACTGAGCAGCACCATCGGATTCCAGGGCAACAGCGGCGATCCCGGCTCTCCGGGATCGATCCACGGGTTCAGTGAGGTGCTCTACGCCTTCGCCTCGGCCGCCAACAACAACGGCAGCGCCTTCGGCGGACTCACGGTGACCAGCGACTGGTTCCAGACCTCACTCGGGCTGGCCATGTTACTGGGCAGGTTCCTGCCCATCGTCTTCGTCCTTGCGCTCGCGGGACTGCTGGCGCGGCAGCGTCCCCGCGGGTCGACCGCCGACGCGGCGAGCACCGACACGTCGCCGGTCGCGGTGTCCGCGGTCGTCGAGGGCGGTGCCGGCGCGCAACCTGCCGCCGGTGGCATGGCAGTGGCCACTCACGGCGCAACCGGCCCGGCCGATGATGCGGCGACCCTACCCACTCATGGAATTCTGTTCGGTGCCTTGCTGTTCGGCACGATCTTGCTGGTCGCCGGGCTCACCTTCTTCCCGGCGATGGCGCTGGGACCGATCGCGGAGGCAGTACTGTGA
- a CDS encoding potassium-transporting ATPase subunit F codes for MTGAGITNILLVALAAGVVLYLVVALIAPERF; via the coding sequence ATGACCGGGGCGGGGATCACCAACATCCTGCTGGTGGCGCTGGCCGCCGGGGTCGTCCTCTACCTGGTGGTCGCCCTCATCGCCCCGGAAAGGTTCTGA
- a CDS encoding PPOX class F420-dependent oxidoreductase — translation MTQDSSAAGFGTAGTAKYVQLTTFRKDGTPVATPVWAALDGGRLLVWTETEAWKVKRLRRDPRVVVQACDARGKKVTGDRVEGTGAILDAAGTERTRSAISKKYGLLGWLLIKASLLRRGKDGTIGIAITAGSDATSFR, via the coding sequence ATGACCCAGGACTCGTCGGCCGCCGGTTTCGGTACCGCTGGCACCGCAAAGTACGTGCAGCTCACCACGTTCCGCAAGGACGGGACACCCGTTGCAACGCCCGTGTGGGCCGCGCTCGACGGCGGGCGGCTGCTGGTCTGGACCGAGACCGAGGCCTGGAAGGTCAAGCGGCTCCGGCGTGACCCGCGTGTTGTGGTTCAGGCCTGCGACGCCCGCGGGAAGAAGGTCACCGGCGATCGGGTCGAGGGCACCGGCGCGATCCTCGATGCCGCCGGCACCGAGCGAACACGATCGGCGATCAGCAAGAAGTACGGGCTGCTCGGCTGGTTGCTCATCAAGGCGAGTCTGTTACGCCGAGGCAAAGACGGCACCATCGGGATCGCGATCACTGCAGGCTCCGACGCGACGTCATTTCGGTGA
- a CDS encoding maleate cis-trans isomerase family protein — translation MEAQIGIGMVCPFDMALDRELWRWMPDAVSLYFTRTGFIDAPVDVELCRDLNNHAEITAAVRAVASVGPQAFGYACASGSFVYGLAGAVEISNCMRAAGAERAVTTSEALLRALDAMNIGRLAVATPYTSSLTGLLCDFLAESGRSVVSQAGLGRDHRIWTIPYEVTAALIRAADHPEADAVFVSCTNLWTYDILAEMEAELGKPVLSANQVTAWATLVDAGVIGGERIPMAATHTAHRQSLFARNMAA, via the coding sequence ATGGAGGCTCAGATCGGCATCGGGATGGTGTGTCCCTTCGACATGGCACTCGACCGTGAGCTGTGGCGGTGGATGCCCGACGCGGTGTCGCTGTATTTCACGCGCACCGGGTTCATCGATGCCCCCGTCGACGTCGAGTTGTGTCGCGATCTGAACAACCACGCCGAGATCACCGCGGCGGTGCGGGCGGTCGCGTCAGTAGGGCCGCAAGCCTTCGGGTATGCGTGTGCGTCGGGCAGCTTCGTCTACGGGCTGGCCGGGGCCGTCGAGATCTCCAACTGCATGCGGGCCGCGGGGGCTGAACGGGCGGTGACCACCTCGGAGGCCCTGCTGCGAGCCCTGGACGCGATGAATATCGGCCGACTCGCGGTGGCCACACCCTATACGTCGTCACTGACCGGACTGCTGTGTGACTTTCTCGCCGAATCCGGGCGCTCAGTGGTCAGCCAGGCCGGACTCGGCCGCGACCACCGGATCTGGACGATCCCCTACGAGGTGACCGCCGCACTCATCCGCGCCGCCGATCATCCCGAAGCCGACGCGGTGTTCGTGTCCTGCACCAACCTGTGGACCTACGACATCCTCGCCGAGATGGAGGCCGAGCTCGGCAAGCCGGTCCTCTCGGCGAATCAGGTCACCGCATGGGCGACGCTCGTCGACGCCGGGGTTATCGGTGGGGAGCGAATTCCGATGGCGGCAACACACACCGCCCACCGGCAATCGTTGTTCGCACGTAACATGGCGGCATGA
- a CDS encoding SgcJ/EcaC family oxidoreductase, with product MSDSRNRPVLNLRQPEAFAAVDALVDALQSGVDDSDADAYDALFADDILWGTPKGAVLQGFASLNAIHHRLFAQQVAPPSDFSVAQATNPAPGVAVVQIGRHARGGGFSDMAMYVLVERGGRWWVAAGQNTPIGP from the coding sequence ATGAGTGACTCGCGCAATCGTCCGGTCCTGAATCTGCGGCAGCCGGAGGCGTTCGCGGCGGTCGATGCGCTCGTGGATGCCCTGCAATCCGGCGTGGACGACTCCGACGCCGATGCCTACGACGCGTTGTTCGCCGACGACATCCTGTGGGGGACGCCCAAAGGGGCTGTGCTGCAAGGGTTTGCGTCCCTCAACGCGATTCATCATCGACTCTTTGCCCAACAGGTTGCACCGCCCTCGGATTTCTCCGTTGCGCAGGCGACCAACCCCGCGCCCGGGGTGGCCGTCGTTCAGATCGGCCGTCATGCGCGGGGTGGCGGCTTCTCCGACATGGCGATGTATGTGCTGGTGGAGCGCGGCGGTCGCTGGTGGGTGGCAGCGGGCCAGAACACGCCGATTGGGCCCTGA
- a CDS encoding DNA-3-methyladenine glycosylase I codes for MSDVVVGADGRSRCSWAAKEPETTYHDTEWGFPLAGDVALFERVCLEGFQSGLSWRTILTKRENFRAAFSGFDFEKIARFGDADVSRLLDDAGIIRHRGKIEATINNARAALDLIDAEGSLESFFWRYAPADDHVPGSMTTSPESVALSKDLKKRGWRFVGPTTMFALMQATGMVNDHAVDCVIRDEVTAAHLRNA; via the coding sequence ATGTCCGATGTCGTAGTCGGAGCCGATGGCCGGTCGCGGTGTTCGTGGGCGGCCAAGGAGCCCGAGACCACCTACCACGACACGGAGTGGGGGTTTCCGCTCGCCGGGGATGTGGCGCTGTTCGAGCGGGTCTGCCTCGAGGGATTCCAGTCGGGGCTCAGTTGGCGGACCATCCTCACCAAGCGGGAGAACTTCCGGGCCGCGTTCAGCGGCTTCGACTTCGAGAAGATCGCACGGTTCGGAGACGCCGACGTCAGCCGGCTGCTCGATGACGCGGGGATCATTCGGCATCGCGGGAAAATTGAGGCGACGATCAACAATGCGCGCGCCGCGCTGGATCTGATCGACGCGGAGGGATCGTTGGAGTCGTTCTTCTGGCGCTATGCACCCGCGGACGATCACGTACCCGGGTCGATGACGACCTCGCCGGAATCGGTTGCACTATCCAAGGATCTGAAGAAGCGTGGGTGGCGTTTCGTCGGCCCGACGACGATGTTCGCGCTCATGCAGGCGACGGGGATGGTCAACGATCACGCCGTCGATTGTGTGATTCGGGACGAGGTCACGGCTGCGCATCTCCGCAACGCTTGA
- a CDS encoding MerR family transcriptional regulator, with amino-acid sequence MSAVMFTIGDFATMGRVSIRMLRHYDRIGLLPPARVDEFTGYRYYTADQLRRLNRVVALKDLGFTLAEVARILDADVAPAELRGMLRLRRAQVAEQITADQDRLTRIEARLRMIEKEGTMSTNNVTVKSLAAVRAATLSDTAESTTSDVIGPVISRLFATLYEAVMGSGGVPAGPAVATYAPAGGDALIVTAACPIDDGPTVSCVDGLDVVTLPGTEQAATYVHHGRMADIGEGYQALATWIEDNGYRTDGTARETYLVGYPEPEDAWLTELAMPIVALG; translated from the coding sequence GTGAGTGCCGTCATGTTCACCATCGGAGATTTCGCCACAATGGGTCGGGTGTCGATCCGGATGCTTCGGCACTACGACCGGATCGGCCTGTTGCCGCCGGCTCGGGTCGACGAGTTCACCGGGTATCGGTACTACACCGCCGACCAATTGCGTCGACTGAATCGTGTTGTCGCGCTGAAGGATCTGGGGTTCACGCTTGCCGAGGTGGCCCGAATCCTCGACGCCGACGTGGCGCCCGCCGAACTGCGCGGAATGCTACGTCTGCGTCGAGCCCAGGTGGCCGAGCAGATCACGGCCGACCAGGATCGGCTGACCCGTATCGAGGCGAGACTCCGAATGATCGAGAAGGAAGGCACCATGAGTACCAACAATGTGACCGTGAAGAGTCTCGCGGCGGTTCGGGCCGCGACGCTGTCCGACACCGCGGAGAGCACCACGAGCGACGTCATTGGTCCGGTGATCAGCCGGTTGTTCGCCACCCTGTACGAGGCGGTCATGGGCAGTGGCGGCGTGCCGGCGGGCCCGGCAGTGGCCACGTACGCACCCGCCGGCGGGGACGCGCTGATCGTGACGGCTGCGTGTCCCATCGACGACGGTCCGACGGTGAGCTGCGTCGACGGTCTGGACGTGGTGACGCTGCCGGGCACCGAGCAGGCGGCCACCTATGTGCATCACGGCCGGATGGCAGACATCGGTGAGGGCTATCAAGCGCTGGCCACATGGATCGAGGACAACGGGTACCGGACCGACGGCACTGCTCGGGAGACGTACCTGGTGGGGTACCCCGAGCCGGAAGATGCCTGGCTGACCGAACTCGCGATGCCGATCGTCGCCCTCGGTTGA
- the sigK gene encoding ECF RNA polymerase sigma factor SigK yields the protein MTISAHPTAGPDDLGALLDRVGKGDAAAFATFYDLTAQRVYGMALRVIRDRGFSEEITQEVYLTVWRTANTFDGSSGSALSWVLTMAHRRAVDRVRSEVASRRRTLAHGQAAITPPFDEVTEISERREAARLVRSGLQRLTPAQRESIELAYFDGLTYREVAERLQVALPTVKSRIRDGMRRLRLSVADTAA from the coding sequence ATGACCATTTCCGCGCACCCCACAGCCGGCCCCGACGACCTGGGCGCATTGCTCGACCGTGTCGGCAAGGGCGATGCCGCCGCCTTCGCCACCTTCTACGACCTCACCGCGCAGCGCGTGTACGGCATGGCGCTACGGGTCATACGCGACCGCGGCTTCAGTGAGGAGATCACCCAGGAGGTGTACCTGACGGTGTGGCGGACCGCGAACACCTTCGACGGCTCGTCGGGATCGGCTCTGTCGTGGGTGCTGACCATGGCGCATCGCCGGGCCGTGGATCGCGTCCGGTCGGAGGTCGCCAGCCGCCGTCGCACGCTCGCGCATGGTCAGGCGGCGATCACCCCTCCGTTCGACGAGGTCACCGAGATCAGTGAGCGGCGCGAGGCCGCCCGACTGGTGCGCTCCGGCCTGCAACGACTCACGCCTGCGCAGCGAGAGTCCATCGAGCTTGCCTACTTCGACGGACTCACCTATCGCGAAGTGGCAGAACGACTTCAGGTTGCACTTCCCACGGTGAAGTCACGAATCCGGGACGGTATGCGGCGTCTGCGGCTCAGCGTCGCCGACACCGCGGCCTGA
- a CDS encoding dihydroxyacetone kinase family protein, with product MSTRPYVLNSPDSFITDALRGLLAANPAIVWQADPGFLYRRDTDDDRVAVISGGGSGHEPMHSGMIGAGMLDAACPGLVFTSPNALQIAAATRQVDRGRGVLHIVKNYTGDVMNFRIARHMLRDEVTTDHVVVDDDVATESESGPGRRGTGATIIVEKICGAAAARGDELTEVAEIGRRVGADARSFAVAYRACTTPGSSAPSFELDDEEMELGVGIHGEAGEDRTTIVGARELVGRMLDRIVDSLSLTSDEQVICLVNGLGSAHPLELSLVFGEVICNLDERGVTVERAMVGTFVTALDMTGFSITLVRVDDAILELFDAETSAPAWPSVIARPTQVDEVTFAEPADTAADGPECGWLSDFVSRVVDSVDDLTELDKQAGDGDFGTNMTAALGHFDLPLRGSDTAVLHAISTSFFVRAGGTSGAVFGVLFRYLATAFEDANSFDEALGDGASSALGEIGDLGGAQVGDNTMVDALAPAVDALRDGRSLAEVADAAESGAESTRDTTASKGRASYVGENARGVVDPGALVTSWLFRAAAQSQAR from the coding sequence GTGAGCACTCGCCCGTACGTCCTGAACAGTCCCGATTCCTTCATCACCGACGCACTGCGCGGCCTTCTCGCCGCCAATCCGGCGATCGTCTGGCAGGCAGATCCCGGTTTCCTCTACCGCCGCGACACGGACGATGATCGCGTGGCCGTCATCTCCGGCGGCGGATCGGGTCACGAACCCATGCATTCGGGGATGATCGGCGCGGGAATGCTGGATGCGGCCTGCCCCGGCCTGGTGTTCACCAGTCCCAACGCGCTGCAGATCGCCGCGGCCACCCGCCAGGTCGACCGCGGGCGCGGTGTTCTGCACATCGTGAAGAACTACACCGGCGATGTGATGAACTTCCGCATCGCCCGGCACATGCTGCGCGACGAGGTGACCACTGACCACGTCGTCGTCGACGACGATGTGGCGACCGAGTCGGAATCGGGTCCGGGCCGACGCGGCACCGGAGCGACGATCATCGTCGAAAAGATCTGTGGCGCAGCAGCTGCGCGCGGTGACGAGCTCACCGAGGTCGCCGAGATCGGTCGTCGCGTTGGCGCCGACGCCCGGAGTTTCGCGGTGGCCTACCGCGCCTGCACCACCCCCGGGTCGTCCGCACCGAGCTTCGAACTCGACGACGAGGAGATGGAACTCGGGGTCGGTATCCACGGCGAGGCCGGCGAGGACCGGACCACGATCGTCGGAGCGCGCGAACTGGTCGGCCGGATGCTCGACCGCATCGTCGACTCGCTGTCGCTGACCTCCGACGAGCAGGTGATCTGCCTGGTCAACGGCCTGGGGTCGGCGCACCCGCTCGAGTTGTCGCTGGTCTTCGGCGAGGTGATCTGCAATCTCGACGAGCGTGGTGTCACGGTCGAACGCGCGATGGTCGGCACCTTCGTCACCGCCCTGGACATGACCGGCTTCTCCATCACCCTCGTCCGCGTCGACGACGCCATTCTCGAGCTATTCGACGCCGAGACCTCGGCTCCCGCATGGCCTTCCGTCATCGCCCGGCCGACACAGGTCGACGAGGTCACCTTTGCCGAGCCGGCCGACACAGCCGCCGACGGACCAGAATGCGGCTGGCTGTCCGACTTCGTGAGCCGCGTCGTCGATTCCGTCGACGATCTGACCGAACTCGACAAGCAGGCCGGCGACGGTGACTTCGGCACCAACATGACTGCGGCCCTCGGCCACTTCGACCTGCCGTTGCGTGGCTCGGACACCGCGGTCCTGCACGCCATCAGCACCTCGTTCTTTGTCCGGGCGGGCGGCACCTCGGGTGCTGTCTTCGGCGTCCTGTTCCGATATCTGGCAACAGCTTTCGAGGACGCGAACAGCTTCGACGAGGCACTTGGAGATGGTGCGTCGTCGGCACTCGGGGAGATCGGCGATCTCGGCGGCGCACAGGTGGGCGACAACACGATGGTCGACGCCCTTGCTCCGGCCGTCGACGCCCTGCGAGACGGACGATCACTGGCAGAGGTCGCCGATGCCGCCGAAAGCGGAGCCGAATCCACTCGTGACACAACGGCTTCCAAGGGACGCGCGAGCTACGTGGGCGAGAACGCCCGGGGCGTCGTCGATCCGGGTGCGCTGGTCACCTCGTGGCTGTTCCGCGCCGCCGCGCAGAGTCAGGCCCGATAG